In Arachis hypogaea cultivar Tifrunner chromosome 17, arahy.Tifrunner.gnm2.J5K5, whole genome shotgun sequence, a single window of DNA contains:
- the LOC112766329 gene encoding WAT1-related protein At4g08290: MGETLVMSKAKPYLLTVGLQFGLAGTYIFSMASLNHGMSRYVFVVYRNLIAAISLAPFAFFFERKVRPKMTLSVFIRILVLGLLEPVIDQGFTFLGMQYTSASFASAIMNAVPSVTFVLAVIFRIERVNVKEVRSLAKVIGTLVTFCGALVMILYKGPIMNLFGSSHAIHDDNHHHHDSTHSTQSLSHWVSGTLFLFLGCVAWSSFYVLQSVTLKSYPAEMSLSSLICLAGASQASVVAAVAEHHSGARPWIVGWDFRLYGPLYSGIVSSAIAYYAQGLVLQSKGPVFLTAFNPLCMIIVSVLGYFLLSETLHLGSIIGAIIIAVGLYSVVWGKGKDSSDPTMTPTTTTTKQTELQQKQLPITSSDI; the protein is encoded by the exons atgggaGAAACATTAGTGATGAGCAAGGCAAAGCCTTATTTGCTAACTGTGGGGCTTCAGTTTGGGTTGGCAGGAACCTACATATTCTCCATGGCCAGTCTCAACCATGGAATGAGTCGTTATGTCTTTGTTGTTTATCGCAATCTCATTGCTGCTATTTCCCTCGCTCCCTTTGCATTCTTTTTTGAAAG GAAGGTTAGGCCAAAGATGACACTCTCTGTCTTTATTCGAATATTGGTTCTCGGGCTTCTGGA GCCAGTGATAGACCAAGGATTCACATTCTTAGGGATGCAATATACATCAGCTTCATTTGCATCTGCCATTATGAATGCTGTCCCATCCGTTACCTTTGTCCTAGCAGTCATTTTCAG AATAGAGCGAGTAAACGTGAAAGAGGTGCGAAGCCTAGCAAAGGTGATTGGGACATTGGTAACGTTTTGTGGCGCATTGGTGATGATACTCTACAAAGGCCCTATTATGAACCTTTTTGGTTCTTCACACGCAATCCATGATGATAATCATCACCACCATGATTCAACTCACTCCACTCAGAGCCTCTCTCATTGGGTCTCTGgaactctctttctttttctcggTTGTGTCGCTTGGTCATCCTTCTACGTGTTACAG TCTGTAACGTTGAAAAGTTACCCGGCCGAGATGTCATTGTCCTCCTTGATATGCTTGGCGGGTGCTTCGCAAGCTTCCGTCGTCGCTGCGGTGGCCGAGCATCACTCCGGCGCTCGCCCTTGGATCGTTGGTTGGGACTTCAGGCTTTATGGTCCTCTTTACTCG GGTATAGTTAGCTCAGCCATTGCGTATTACGCGCAAGGGTTGGTGTTACAAAGCAAAGGGCCAGTGTTTTTAACGGCATTTAATCCCCTTTGCATGATCATTGTTTCCGTCTTGGGCTATTTTCTTCTCTCTGAGACTCTTCACTTGGGCAG TATCATAGGAGCAATTATTATAGCAGTGGGTCTTTACTCTGTGGTGTGGGGTAAAGGAAAAGACAGTTCTGACCCCACTATGACGccgaccacaacaacaacaaagcaaacAGAGTTGCAACAAAAACAACTCCCAATTACATCATCCGATATCTAA